The genomic region AAGGGCCACGGCAAGAAGGTGGCCGACGCGCTGACCAACGCCGTGGCGCACGTGGACGACATGCCCAACGCGCTGTCCGCCCTGAGTGACCTGCACGCGCACAAGCTTCGGGTGGACCCGGTCAACTTCAAGGTGAGCGGCGGGCCGGGAGCGATCTGGGTCGAGGGGCGAGATGGCGCCTTCCTCGCAGGGCAGAGGATCACGCGGGGTGCGGGAGGTGTAGCGCAGGCGGCGGCTGCGGGCCTGGGCTCCACTGACCCTCTTCTCTGCACAGCTCCTAAGCCACTGCCTGCTGGTGACCCTGGCCGCCCACCTCCCCGCCGAGTTCACCCCTGCGGTGCACGCCTCCCTGGACAAGTTCCTGGCTTCTGTGAGCACCGTGCTGACCTCCAAATACCGTTAAGCTGGAGACTCGGTGGCCGTTCCTCCTGCCCGCTGGGCCTCCCAACgggccctcctcccctccttgcaCCGGCCCTTCCTGGTCTTTGAATAAAGTCTGAGTGGGCGGCAGCCTGTGTGTGCCTGGATTCTCTCTGTCCCGGAATGTGCCAGCCATTGGGGTTTTTTCCTGTCTCAGACCAAGGACCTCTCTGCAGCTgcatggggctggggagggagaacTGCAGGGAGTATGggaggggaagctgaggtgggcctGCTCAAGAGAAGGTGCTGAACCAGCCCCTGTCCTGAGGTGCCAGGCCTGCAGGCAGTGGCTCAGGAgctggggaggagagaggcaTCCAGGGTTCTACTCAGGGAGTCCCAGCATCACCACCCTCCTTTGAAATCTCCCTGGTTGAACCCAGTTAACATACGCTCTCcatcaaaacaaaacgaaacaaaacaaactagCAAAATAGGCTGTTCCCCATGCAAGTGCAGGTGCCAGAACATTTCTCTCATTCCCACCCCTTCCTGCCAGAGGGTAGGTGGCTG from Pan troglodytes isolate AG18354 chromosome 18, NHGRI_mPanTro3-v2.0_pri, whole genome shotgun sequence harbors:
- the HBA1 gene encoding hemoglobin subunit alpha, with product MVLSPADKTNVKAAWGKVGAHAGEYGAEALERMFLSFPTTKTYFPHFDLSHGSAQVKGHGKKVADALTNAVAHVDDMPNALSALSDLHAHKLRVDPVNFKLLSHCLLVTLAAHLPAEFTPAVHASLDKFLASVSTVLTSKYR